A window of Candidatus Palauibacter soopunensis contains these coding sequences:
- a CDS encoding amidase family protein, which yields MQWAACNPDDGSGAAFEVVEATIGDVQAAIRDGTTTCREVVERHLARIAAYEDAINAITVLNPRALERADRLDAALAAGEATGPLFCVPMLVKDNFDTHDMVTTGGSIALADNLPPDDAFMVRKIREADAIVLAKTNMAEWAFSPRQSVSSSFDTTRNAYALDRVPAGSSGGTASGVAASFGVIGLGSDTGNSIRGPSSHLALVGIRSTIGLTSRDGVIPLSFDRDIAGPMGRTVEDVARVFNVVAGHDPADSYTEAGRGRAEEDYTAFLDADGARGARIGVLRALADPEETDGEILALFEAAIDDLAALGAEILDPFEFDVAAELGREGMFCRRFRYDMWVYLRSLGPAAPMTDVLEVLEDGRYSDYAQASLRRNEGAPLDVHPADWDEPCPDYAENDGRQAYLANLVAAMDEAGLDAVIYPSWLCVPAHIDRGDEEYCGDNSQRVAPATGMPAITVPMGFAYGTLPAGLQILARPYDEGVLFRLAYGYEQATRHRRPPDGFPEIR from the coding sequence ATGCAGTGGGCGGCATGCAATCCCGACGACGGCTCCGGCGCGGCCTTCGAGGTCGTGGAGGCGACGATCGGGGACGTGCAGGCGGCGATCCGCGATGGGACGACGACCTGCCGCGAGGTCGTGGAGCGGCACCTCGCCCGGATCGCGGCCTACGAAGACGCGATCAACGCGATCACCGTGCTCAACCCTCGAGCGCTCGAGCGCGCGGACCGGCTGGACGCCGCGCTGGCCGCCGGCGAGGCGACGGGACCGCTCTTCTGCGTCCCGATGCTCGTCAAGGACAACTTCGACACGCACGACATGGTCACGACCGGGGGGTCCATCGCGCTCGCGGACAACCTTCCGCCCGACGACGCCTTCATGGTGCGGAAGATCCGCGAGGCCGACGCGATCGTGCTCGCCAAGACGAACATGGCGGAATGGGCGTTCAGTCCGCGCCAGTCCGTCAGTTCCTCCTTCGACACGACGCGCAACGCCTACGCACTCGACCGCGTTCCGGCCGGATCCAGCGGCGGAACGGCCTCGGGGGTCGCCGCCTCGTTCGGCGTCATCGGGCTGGGCAGCGACACCGGCAACTCGATCCGCGGACCCAGCTCCCATCTCGCCCTGGTCGGGATCCGCTCGACCATCGGCCTCACGAGCCGCGATGGGGTCATCCCCCTCTCCTTCGACCGCGATATCGCGGGCCCGATGGGCCGGACCGTGGAGGATGTCGCGCGCGTGTTCAACGTCGTGGCCGGCCATGACCCCGCGGATTCGTACACCGAGGCGGGGCGCGGGCGCGCGGAGGAGGACTACACGGCCTTCCTGGACGCCGACGGGGCCCGGGGCGCCAGGATCGGCGTCCTGCGCGCGCTGGCGGATCCCGAGGAGACCGACGGGGAGATTCTCGCGCTCTTCGAAGCGGCCATCGACGATCTCGCGGCGCTCGGAGCCGAGATCCTGGACCCCTTCGAGTTCGACGTCGCGGCGGAACTGGGGCGGGAGGGGATGTTCTGCCGCCGCTTCCGCTACGACATGTGGGTCTACCTGCGGTCGCTGGGCCCGGCGGCGCCGATGACGGACGTCCTCGAGGTACTGGAGGACGGGCGCTACTCGGACTACGCGCAGGCGTCGTTGCGGCGGAACGAGGGGGCGCCGCTCGATGTACATCCGGCCGACTGGGACGAACCCTGCCCCGACTACGCGGAGAACGACGGCCGGCAGGCCTACCTGGCCAACCTTGTCGCGGCGATGGATGAGGCCGGCCTCGACGCTGTCATATACCCCTCCTGGCTTTGCGTGCCCGCCCATATCGACAGGGGCGACGAGGAATACTGCGGCGACAACAGCCAGCGCGTGGCTCCCGCTACCGGGATGCCCGCGATCACGGTTCCGATGGGGTTCGCGTACGGCACGCTGCCCGCCGGACTTCAGATTCTCGCGCGTCCCTACGACGAGGGGGTTCTCTTCCGACTCGCGTACGGATACGAACAGGCGACACGACACCGCCGTCCCCCGGACGGCTTCCCGGAGATCCGATGA
- a CDS encoding sulfite oxidase — MKQTSETYRLTRRDFVRAASVAPAAAWLAACDRAGDAGSSAEAEAAIASRMESEQPPRWAKDPSPFIQRVTNLETRLELIDGFITPNDLFFVRNHSPTPTIDPEGYALRVEGDGAETELRLDLSTLESLPQHTITAYLECAGNWRGLYPELTGTRASGGQWTTGAVGCAEWSGPSLATVLDMAGVRPETVDVNLVGLDGGFERAMPLAKARDPDTIIALRMNGDPLPADHGFPARSVVPGWSGSNSIKWLGSIQVSTERVWNRNNTSSYVLIGDQWPEADHAPAQGQVITELVVKSALALPRPARLAPGSRVLHGFAHAPAGPVSAVEWSPDGGATWLEAEIVDPILPLAWQRFEFEWDATPGTHTLVTRATDAAGNTQPDEPLMNEKGYLLNVPLPHPVQVG, encoded by the coding sequence ATGAAGCAGACCAGCGAGACGTATCGCCTCACCCGGCGGGATTTCGTGCGTGCCGCCAGCGTGGCACCCGCCGCGGCCTGGCTCGCCGCCTGCGACCGCGCGGGAGACGCCGGGTCATCCGCGGAAGCGGAAGCCGCCATCGCCTCCCGGATGGAGTCGGAGCAGCCGCCGAGGTGGGCGAAGGACCCGTCGCCCTTCATCCAGCGCGTCACGAACCTGGAGACGCGGCTCGAGCTCATCGACGGGTTCATCACGCCGAACGATCTGTTCTTCGTCCGGAACCATTCGCCCACGCCGACGATCGACCCGGAGGGCTACGCGCTGCGGGTAGAGGGGGACGGCGCCGAGACCGAGCTGCGGCTCGATCTGTCCACCCTCGAGTCGCTGCCGCAGCACACGATCACCGCCTACCTGGAGTGCGCCGGCAACTGGCGCGGCCTGTACCCGGAACTCACGGGCACCCGCGCGAGCGGCGGGCAATGGACGACCGGAGCCGTGGGGTGCGCGGAGTGGTCGGGGCCGTCGCTCGCCACCGTGCTCGATATGGCCGGCGTGCGGCCGGAGACGGTCGACGTGAACCTCGTGGGGCTGGACGGCGGCTTCGAGCGTGCCATGCCGCTCGCCAAGGCGCGGGATCCCGACACCATCATCGCGCTGCGCATGAACGGCGACCCGCTCCCCGCGGATCACGGATTCCCGGCGCGGTCCGTCGTTCCCGGCTGGTCCGGGTCCAACAGCATCAAGTGGCTGGGGTCCATACAGGTCTCCACCGAGCGGGTGTGGAACCGGAACAACACGTCGTCCTACGTCCTCATCGGCGACCAGTGGCCGGAGGCCGACCACGCGCCCGCCCAGGGCCAAGTGATCACGGAACTCGTGGTGAAGAGCGCGCTGGCCCTTCCGAGACCCGCGCGGCTGGCGCCGGGGTCCCGCGTCCTTCACGGGTTCGCTCACGCGCCGGCGGGACCGGTGTCCGCCGTCGAATGGAGTCCGGACGGCGGAGCAACCTGGCTGGAGGCCGAGATCGTGGATCCGATTCTGCCCCTGGCGTGGCAACGGTTCGAGTTCGAGTGGGACGCGACCCCGGGAACGCACACGCTGGTCACGCGCGCCACGGATGCGGCCGGCAATACGCAGCCGGATGAACCTCTGATGAACGAAAAGGGCTACCTGCTGAACGTCCCGCTCCCGCACCCCGTGCAGGTGGGATGA
- a CDS encoding DUF2784 domain-containing protein has protein sequence MIYRVLADLVLVVHFLFIAFVVAGGFAAVRWPRLAWAHIPCFAWGALIEFAGWICPLTPLENDLRIASGQAGYSGGFIEHYLLPVIYPGALTRDMQIWLGLSVLALNAVAYAWLVRRLRRGARGRR, from the coding sequence TTGATTTACCGGGTGCTCGCGGATCTCGTCCTCGTCGTCCACTTCCTCTTCATCGCCTTCGTCGTCGCCGGCGGGTTCGCGGCGGTCCGCTGGCCGCGGCTGGCGTGGGCGCACATCCCTTGTTTCGCGTGGGGGGCGTTGATCGAGTTCGCTGGCTGGATCTGTCCGCTCACGCCGCTGGAGAACGACCTGCGGATCGCGAGCGGCCAGGCGGGCTACTCCGGGGGGTTCATCGAGCACTACCTGTTGCCGGTGATCTACCCCGGCGCGCTGACCCGGGATATGCAGATCTGGCTCGGCCTGTCCGTGCTCGCGCTGAACGCGGTGGCGTACGCGTGGCTCGTGCGCCGACTACGCCGGGGCGCCCGCGGCCGTCGCTGA
- a CDS encoding sulfite oxidase, whose translation MSQRNPIPRRQVLIRGGAAAAGLAVLPTDIFRGWLAGFDQEAVIPWVQRPHPGLTERMNILNWEELDSWITPVSQMFRVGHYGLPVVAESDWSLEVGGLVDRPRTFGLAELRARPRQEVVFTLECSGNRGRPSFIGGVHNARWAGTSLAALLTEAGVQETGIEVVFFGADEGEEEIRGNTVTQNFARSLSLEDAMDPGIILAYDVNGEPLPTAHGFPLRVIAPGWYGIANVKWLTRIELRDRRFMGKFMARDYVTLRAEERDGETVWTETSVGRVNINSVPAKVTRSGDAYAIHGAAWGADIATVEVRVDEGPWEPATLGEGRGDPHTWTFWRTEWDATPGRHAIVSRAIDADGNVQPAADDPMLVNKRTYWESNGQLTRDIVID comes from the coding sequence ATGAGCCAGCGAAACCCGATTCCACGACGACAGGTGCTGATCCGGGGCGGCGCGGCGGCCGCCGGGCTTGCGGTCCTTCCGACGGACATCTTCCGTGGCTGGCTCGCCGGATTCGATCAGGAGGCCGTGATCCCATGGGTTCAGCGTCCGCACCCGGGGCTGACGGAGCGGATGAACATCCTGAACTGGGAAGAGCTGGATTCCTGGATCACGCCGGTCAGTCAGATGTTCCGCGTGGGGCACTACGGGTTGCCGGTCGTCGCGGAGAGCGACTGGAGCCTCGAGGTCGGGGGACTCGTCGACCGGCCGCGGACGTTCGGCCTCGCCGAGTTGAGGGCGCGGCCCCGTCAGGAGGTCGTGTTCACGCTGGAGTGCTCGGGAAACCGCGGCCGCCCCTCGTTCATCGGCGGCGTCCACAACGCGCGCTGGGCGGGGACCTCGCTTGCGGCGCTGCTGACCGAGGCCGGCGTTCAGGAGACGGGGATCGAGGTCGTCTTCTTCGGGGCGGACGAGGGCGAGGAGGAGATCCGGGGCAACACGGTGACGCAGAACTTCGCGCGCAGTTTGTCGCTCGAAGACGCGATGGACCCCGGCATCATCCTCGCGTACGACGTGAACGGCGAGCCGCTGCCGACCGCGCACGGGTTCCCGCTGCGCGTCATCGCCCCCGGCTGGTACGGGATCGCGAACGTGAAGTGGCTGACCCGGATCGAACTCCGCGACCGCCGCTTCATGGGCAAGTTCATGGCCCGCGACTACGTGACGCTGCGGGCGGAGGAACGCGACGGCGAGACCGTGTGGACGGAGACCTCGGTGGGGCGCGTGAACATCAACTCCGTCCCCGCGAAGGTCACGCGGAGCGGCGATGCGTACGCGATTCACGGGGCGGCGTGGGGCGCGGACATCGCCACCGTCGAAGTCCGCGTGGATGAGGGGCCGTGGGAGCCGGCGACGCTGGGCGAAGGCCGGGGCGACCCGCACACGTGGACATTCTGGCGCACGGAATGGGACGCGACGCCGGGGCGGCATGCGATCGTCTCGAGGGCGATCGACGCGGACGGCAACGTCCAGCCGGCGGCGGACGACCCGATGCTCGTGAACAAGAGGACATACTGGGAGAGCAACGGACAGCTCACCCGGGACATCGTGATCGACTGA
- a CDS encoding amidohydrolase family protein: MRRRWIFLALGVGGPAVTLAGCEGIVMDLVDLVDENATYVITGGRWLDVHAGTLVENAGITIRDGRIVSIGGSADTDPVTVTIDLDREATILPGFFDLHAHYAVDLFGDGRVDETAAYPELFLANGVTTTFPAGEMDPVRMRELRLAIDRGERRGPRILNSGPYFGSWRRGWDDDAMTPDSIRREVDHWASLGAAGFKAKGIRPDHLSVLIEQAHEHGLTVTAHLDSGFGNTVNPRDAILMGIDRVEHFLGGDMMPADRTAYASLQEFDDFEGDALRDIIDLYVGHGAYFDATLSIYGYWGPHDPEMTEYWTDEHRFLTPYMREIVEARPPRPVNESFAKMSPIKRRTLKAFHDGGGRDLITLGTDHPSWGDYWSPFAVHRELLAFARAGVPPADVFRIATLNSARAMGVDDELGSIEEGKFADLVIVRGNPLEDVRAAREVWFVFARGRLHSPDELLAMAEGSIGPADASEESAWRPGR; the protein is encoded by the coding sequence ATGCGGCGACGATGGATCTTTCTGGCCCTCGGAGTGGGCGGCCCGGCCGTGACCCTTGCCGGCTGCGAGGGAATCGTGATGGACCTCGTCGATCTCGTAGACGAGAACGCGACCTACGTGATCACGGGCGGGCGCTGGCTCGACGTGCATGCCGGAACCCTCGTCGAAAACGCCGGAATCACCATCCGCGACGGAAGGATCGTCTCCATCGGCGGATCGGCGGATACGGACCCGGTCACGGTGACGATCGACCTCGACCGGGAAGCGACGATCCTTCCGGGGTTCTTCGACCTCCACGCCCACTACGCGGTGGACCTGTTCGGCGATGGCCGCGTCGATGAGACGGCCGCCTATCCCGAACTCTTCCTCGCCAACGGCGTGACGACGACGTTCCCGGCCGGCGAGATGGATCCGGTCCGCATGCGGGAGCTGCGGCTCGCCATCGACCGGGGCGAGCGCAGGGGTCCCCGGATCCTCAACTCCGGCCCCTACTTCGGATCATGGCGGCGGGGCTGGGACGACGACGCCATGACACCCGACTCGATCCGGCGGGAAGTGGACCACTGGGCGTCGCTCGGCGCGGCCGGCTTCAAGGCCAAGGGAATCCGGCCCGACCACCTCTCCGTGCTCATCGAACAGGCGCACGAGCACGGACTTACGGTGACCGCCCACCTCGACTCGGGTTTCGGGAACACGGTGAACCCCCGCGACGCGATTCTCATGGGCATCGACCGCGTCGAGCACTTCCTGGGCGGCGACATGATGCCGGCCGACCGCACGGCCTACGCCTCGCTGCAGGAGTTCGACGATTTCGAGGGGGACGCGCTCCGCGACATCATCGATCTCTATGTCGGCCACGGCGCGTACTTCGACGCCACGCTCTCCATCTACGGCTACTGGGGGCCGCACGACCCGGAGATGACGGAGTACTGGACGGACGAACACCGCTTCCTGACGCCGTACATGCGGGAGATCGTCGAAGCCCGTCCGCCCCGCCCCGTGAACGAGTCGTTCGCGAAGATGTCGCCGATCAAGCGCCGGACGCTCAAGGCGTTCCATGACGGCGGCGGGCGCGACCTCATCACGCTCGGCACGGATCACCCGAGCTGGGGAGACTACTGGTCGCCGTTCGCCGTACACCGCGAACTCCTCGCGTTCGCGCGCGCCGGGGTCCCGCCCGCGGACGTGTTCCGCATCGCGACCCTCAATTCGGCCCGCGCGATGGGCGTGGACGACGAACTCGGCAGCATCGAGGAAGGGAAGTTCGCGGATCTTGTGATCGTGCGGGGGAACCCGCTGGAGGATGTCCGGGCCGCCCGCGAGGTGTGGTTCGTCTTCGCGCGGGGACGGCTTCATTCGCCGGACGAGCTGCTTGCGATGGCGGAAGGAAGTATCGGGCCGGCGGATGCGTCGGAGGAATCCGCGTGGAGGCCCGGCCGCTGA